The nucleotide sequence GGTATCGCGGAATCCGCTCAGAGTGGTTCGCGGTGGCGAATCGATGTCGACGAACGTCTTTTTGAGCATCGACGGTGCACACGCCATCGCATCACGGATCAGACGAACGAGTGGGCGGGCGTTCTCGCGTGCGACGCCAACGGTCGATGCGAAAGCGACACTCGACAGTGAAACGGACGTGCGGGTGGCCGGGGTGACCAAACCGGTCTCCGACGGGATCGCATTCGCGTTCAGACAGCAGGCCGCGGACCAGTTCACCCTACCGAAACTCGTCCGGAACGGCACACTCTCTCCGGACGTCGCCGGGTTCCTGTCGGTCGCGGTCGAATCGAGTGCCGCAACACTCATCGCCGGCACGCGCGGGGCTGGAAAGACCACGCTCCTTGGCACATTGCTGTATGAACTCACAGCGGACACGCGAACTGTCGTGATCGAGGACACCCCCGAGTTGCCGATCGAATCGTTACAATCCGTCGGGCGGGACGTCCAGGCACTCCGAACGGGCACCGGCCACGGCCCGGAAGTGACGCCAGCCGAGGCCCTTCGGACGGCTCTGCGACTCGGAGATGGCGCGCTCGTGGTGGGCGAAATTCGCGGTGAGGAGGCCCAGGTGCTGTATGAAGCGATGCGGATCGGGGCAAACGCCAACGCCGTTCTCGGGACGATCCATGGCGACGGGGCGGACGACGTCTACGAGCGGGTCGTCTCGGATCTCGGTGTCGAACCCTCATCGTTCGCGGTTACCGATCTGGTAGTCACGACTCAGGCTACACCGACGCCACAGGGGCGTGATCGTCGCGTCTCCCGAATCGAGGAGGTGATATACGATGGCAGTGACGTGTGGTTCGAGCCGCTCTACGAGAGCGACGGCACCGCCGCACGACCGACTGGTCGGATCGAGCAGGGCGAGAGTCGATTTATCCATCAGCTGTCCGGTCCCGAGGAGGCTTACGCCGACGTCAGGGAATCGATCGCCGAGCGCGCCGACCGGTTGGGACGGCTCGCAGGGGACGGCCGAACCAAACCGACAGAGGTCGCCGGCGCGTACGCCGACCGCATCCGAGCCGACTGATGTCAGTTGGTTCCATGCTGCTGGTTGGTCTCGCACAGCTGTATCCCGTCGACGTCGATGTGAGTGCCGAACTCGCCGATTCGGTGACGTTTCTGGATTCGACCCATGCGCCGGAAACCTACGTCAGAGCCGGGTTCGGTGCCGGCATCGTCGGTGCAGTGGCTCCGGTTACCCTCGTACTCTGGCTGCCATGGTATGGCGCCACGTTCGCCTCGCTAATCTGCTCGCTGTCGGCGATACATGTGATACAGACGCTTCCACACGTACAGGCAGCGTTCAAACGGACCGAAGCGCTCGGCGACGCACCGAATCTGATCGGCCGGGCTGTCCTGCGAATGCAGATCGAACCCGCGACCGAATCCGCCGTCAGATTCGCTGCTGACACTGGATCGAGTTCGCTCGCGGCGAATCTGTCGACACATATCGACGCTGCCGTCGGCACACCACGAACTGGGCTGTTATCGTTCGCGGAAGAATGGGCCGACCGCTTTCCCGCGATGCGACGGTCGGCGTACTTGCTCGCAAGTGCACAGCAGGCCCCGGACGGTGAGCGAGCCCGGACGCTCGATCGGTCGCTCGCAGCCGTTCTGGATGGGACGCGTGATCGGATGGCCGAGTTCACGAACGCCATCCGTGGGCCGACGACGATGCTGTATGCCTTTGGCGTGATGGTGCCCCTCGCCCTTGTCGCGCTTGTCCCTGCCGTCGGGTTCGTCGGCTACGATATCAGCATCTGGTATCTCGTCGTGGGGTACGACATCGTCCTGCCGATTGGGCTTACCGGGGCGAGTCTCTGGCTGCTCAAACGACGCCCGATCGCGTTTCCGCCGCCGAAGGTAACGCGTTCCCATCCGGACGTCCCCTCTCGGTTGCTCCCGACGCTCCTGTGGGGGGCCATCGGCGTCATCGCCGGGTACACACTCGTGACGGTGCTGGGCGTGACACACCTGGCTCCAGTGACAGCTGCCGGACTCGGCATCGGAGCCATGTTGATCGCCTACGTCCGTCCGATCCTCCACGTCCGGACGCACGTTCGGGAGA is from Halorhabdus sp. BNX81 and encodes:
- a CDS encoding ATPase, T2SS/T4P/T4SS family → MPDTPAGSSATAFARKLGLEALLEVISGDGADACDCLPERDGDQLLVDASECDGDLGASPNCRETVVGELVADPAKEILVRSNGFRYRYRHDAAALLSAAGRFIGLLGDRENAVEQRVVTEPLAVASELRERVDPIADIGVESGLLETAARIDDVPDVLTPELGLTIGHYFVDKSIDEDSRLKAVVSLDTGSEARIYARSDGVPLYAVDPVDLKLSASERGILLDGYERIANGEIAGERAATHAIEEASDGAVDPMVASILRKHTQGYGILEDLFADPEITDVYVTAPVSRNPLRVVRGGESMSTNVFLSIDGAHAIASRIRRTSGRAFSRATPTVDAKATLDSETDVRVAGVTKPVSDGIAFAFRQQAADQFTLPKLVRNGTLSPDVAGFLSVAVESSAATLIAGTRGAGKTTLLGTLLYELTADTRTVVIEDTPELPIESLQSVGRDVQALRTGTGHGPEVTPAEALRTALRLGDGALVVGEIRGEEAQVLYEAMRIGANANAVLGTIHGDGADDVYERVVSDLGVEPSSFAVTDLVVTTQATPTPQGRDRRVSRIEEVIYDGSDVWFEPLYESDGTAARPTGRIEQGESRFIHQLSGPEEAYADVRESIAERADRLGRLAGDGRTKPTEVAGAYADRIRAD
- a CDS encoding secretion system protein, with protein sequence MSVGSMLLVGLAQLYPVDVDVSAELADSVTFLDSTHAPETYVRAGFGAGIVGAVAPVTLVLWLPWYGATFASLICSLSAIHVIQTLPHVQAAFKRTEALGDAPNLIGRAVLRMQIEPATESAVRFAADTGSSSLAANLSTHIDAAVGTPRTGLLSFAEEWADRFPAMRRSAYLLASAQQAPDGERARTLDRSLAAVLDGTRDRMAEFTNAIRGPTTMLYAFGVMVPLALVALVPAVGFVGYDISIWYLVVGYDIVLPIGLTGASLWLLKRRPIAFPPPKVTRSHPDVPSRLLPTLLWGAIGVIAGYTLVTVLGVTHLAPVTAAGLGIGAMLIAYVRPILHVRTHVREIESNLTDALYLTGRLVDDGKSVETAIQRAGDQVPAATGELFERAAGLQRRLHLSVQEAFLGEYGVVKDVPSPRVRATVELLAIAAEQGAPAGRAIVSMADHLDELRDVEAQTRRQLSTITDTIDNTATFFGPMVAGATVGLAGGLSNDGTAVLAEATTLPTDQLGLVIGGYVISLSFILVPLSVALEDGLDRPLIGYRVGRSLLGAVPIYVITVVVVGLTF